In Deltaproteobacteria bacterium, one genomic interval encodes:
- a CDS encoding PLP-dependent aspartate aminotransferase family protein: MKKHTQCVHSGTYMEPTTRGINTPVFTSSSFEYLDRDENVYPRYFNTPNQAAIVKKLCALENAENGLIFSSGMAAISTAVFALVGQGDHIVLQKDIYGGTHHFATAEFDRFGITYDFVSNQLSDIQKVIRENTRIIYIETPSNPLLSITDIRAVADLAGSKNILTIIDNTFASPINQNPIDLGMDIVVHSGTKYIGGHSDICCGVALASANLVERMQTTAANFGGSLNAGTCYLIERSLKTLGIRVERQNENALATAGFLKKNPLISKVYYPGLEDHPGHAIACQQMNGFGGMVSFELNEDKVDPHQFLRNLKMIRPALSLGGVETIICAPVTTSHAKMSAAEREELGITDRLMRLSVGIEDPDDIREDLDQALRACLAGT; encoded by the coding sequence ATGAAAAAACATACCCAGTGCGTTCACAGTGGCACCTATATGGAACCAACCACTAGAGGAATCAACACACCTGTTTTCACCTCCTCATCATTTGAATATCTGGATCGCGACGAAAACGTTTATCCCCGCTATTTCAACACGCCCAACCAAGCCGCCATCGTCAAAAAGCTGTGTGCGCTGGAAAATGCAGAAAACGGACTGATCTTCAGCTCCGGCATGGCCGCCATCAGCACGGCTGTCTTTGCCTTGGTCGGCCAGGGCGACCACATCGTTCTTCAAAAGGACATATATGGCGGGACCCACCATTTTGCCACGGCCGAGTTCGACCGCTTCGGCATCACTTACGATTTCGTTTCCAATCAGCTCTCCGACATCCAAAAAGTGATTCGTGAAAACACCCGTATCATCTACATCGAAACGCCCTCTAATCCGCTCCTGTCGATCACGGATATCCGGGCGGTGGCCGATCTGGCCGGATCGAAAAATATCTTGACCATCATCGACAACACCTTTGCCTCCCCCATCAACCAGAATCCCATCGATTTAGGCATGGATATCGTTGTTCACAGCGGAACCAAGTATATCGGCGGGCACAGCGACATCTGCTGCGGAGTCGCACTCGCTTCCGCAAACCTGGTGGAGCGCATGCAAACTACGGCCGCTAATTTCGGCGGAAGCTTGAATGCCGGGACCTGCTATCTGATTGAAAGAAGCTTGAAAACCCTTGGCATCCGGGTGGAGCGTCAGAATGAAAATGCATTGGCCACGGCCGGTTTCCTCAAGAAAAACCCCCTCATCAGCAAGGTGTATTATCCCGGTCTTGAAGACCACCCGGGACATGCAATCGCCTGTCAACAGATGAACGGTTTCGGCGGCATGGTTTCCTTTGAGCTGAATGAAGACAAGGTGGATCCGCATCAATTTCTCAGGAACCTGAAAATGATAAGGCCGGCCTTGAGCCTGGGAGGTGTGGAAACGATCATCTGCGCGCCGGTTACCACCTCCCATGCCAAGATGAGCGCTGCCGAACGCGAAGAACTGGGCATCACCGACCGCTTGATGCGGTTGTCCGTGGGCATCGAAGATCCCGATGATATCAGGGAAGATTTGGACCAGGCCTTGCGGGCATGCCTGGCCGGGACCTGA
- a CDS encoding MATE family efflux transporter: protein MNTDNGLTTRPIPGLIAQLAIPASIGMFFNTMYNVVDTWFSGLISTEAIAALSLSFPVFFVILSIGFGISTGTTALIANALGAGDENEARLYAVQSVSFTVILSLMLSTVGLYASPLLFRILGAHGSYLSISLAYIDVIFYGLVFFALTYVLNAILVAQGDTKTFRNVLILGFFLNLAFDPWFIFGGLGLPALGLAGVAWATILIQFFSFLFMGWRVIRTGLICRDCWGMFVPRWRYFVEIARQGFPASLNTMTIAIGIFIITWFLSRFGQTAVAAYGIATRVDQIALLPIMGLSTATLTLVGQNNGAGKYDRCREAYHKALFYGILVTTVSIVVVFAIPRLIMQAFTEDSAVVGIGAFYLRISAFIYWAYIILFVAVAAMQGLKRPLYAIWIGLYRQITAPAVVFYALAYLLGMGLTGIWWGIFLVTWSAALFTLYYVRRTMNRAFSPESSVST, encoded by the coding sequence ATGAATACCGACAATGGATTGACAACCAGGCCGATTCCGGGCCTGATCGCCCAGCTGGCGATTCCCGCCAGCATCGGCATGTTTTTCAACACCATGTACAACGTGGTGGACACCTGGTTCAGCGGCCTGATCTCCACGGAGGCGATTGCGGCCCTGTCCCTCTCTTTTCCGGTTTTTTTTGTCATCCTGTCCATCGGCTTCGGTATCAGCACCGGAACGACGGCCCTGATCGCCAACGCGTTGGGTGCCGGGGATGAAAATGAGGCCCGGTTGTATGCGGTTCAGTCTGTTTCCTTTACCGTGATCCTGTCCCTGATGCTGTCCACTGTGGGGCTTTATGCGTCCCCCCTTCTTTTCAGGATTCTGGGCGCCCACGGGTCCTATCTCTCGATTTCCCTGGCCTACATCGACGTCATTTTCTACGGGCTGGTGTTTTTTGCCCTGACCTACGTGCTGAATGCCATCCTTGTCGCTCAGGGCGATACCAAAACGTTTCGCAACGTGTTGATATTGGGGTTTTTCCTCAACCTGGCGTTCGACCCCTGGTTTATTTTCGGCGGGTTGGGCCTGCCGGCACTGGGTCTTGCCGGCGTGGCCTGGGCCACCATTCTCATCCAGTTTTTCAGTTTCCTCTTCATGGGGTGGCGCGTGATCCGTACCGGCCTGATATGCCGCGACTGCTGGGGCATGTTCGTGCCGCGGTGGCGCTATTTCGTGGAGATTGCCAGGCAGGGCTTTCCGGCCAGCCTCAACACCATGACCATCGCCATCGGCATCTTCATCATCACCTGGTTTCTCAGTCGGTTCGGTCAGACCGCCGTAGCGGCGTACGGCATCGCCACCCGGGTCGACCAGATCGCCCTGCTTCCCATTATGGGGCTTTCCACCGCCACCCTGACGCTGGTGGGCCAGAACAACGGCGCCGGGAAATACGACCGCTGCCGCGAAGCCTATCACAAGGCCCTCTTTTACGGCATCCTGGTCACCACGGTGAGCATTGTCGTCGTGTTCGCCATACCGCGCCTCATCATGCAGGCCTTTACCGAGGACAGTGCGGTGGTGGGCATCGGCGCCTTTTATTTGAGGATTTCCGCTTTCATCTACTGGGCCTACATCATCCTGTTCGTCGCCGTGGCCGCGATGCAGGGGTTGAAGCGGCCGCTTTACGCCATCTGGATCGGCCTTTACCGCCAGATCACGGCTCCGGCGGTCGTGTTTTACGCCCTGGCCTATCTTTTGGGAATGGGCCTTACCGGCATCTGGTGGGGCATTTTCCTGGTCACCTGGTCGGCCGCCCTCTTCACCCTCTATTATGTCCGGCGCACCATGAACAGGGCATTTTCACCTGAGTCGAGCGTTTCAACGTAA
- a CDS encoding C-GCAxxG-C-C family protein: MWEAYGLENEDFLWAGIPFLGGIGGFQNAPCGVVSSSAVFLGLRHRASLDDKEGAKQARHAIRTHSAKIVTEFNQHFGDITCSGLIGMDFSKPGVYKEFLDSGIWKEKCQKYVEFMVDKLYALEEDKGLFVQA; encoded by the coding sequence ATGTGGGAAGCTTATGGTTTGGAAAACGAAGACTTTCTGTGGGCCGGTATCCCTTTTTTAGGCGGTATCGGCGGGTTTCAGAACGCCCCCTGCGGGGTGGTGTCCTCCTCGGCGGTCTTTCTCGGTTTGCGCCATCGTGCCTCTCTGGATGACAAGGAGGGCGCCAAGCAGGCCCGCCATGCCATCCGTACCCATTCAGCCAAAATAGTCACTGAATTCAATCAACATTTCGGCGACATCACCTGCAGCGGGCTTATCGGCATGGATTTCTCCAAACCCGGTGTTTACAAAGAATTCCTGGATTCCGGCATCTGGAAGGAAAAGTGCCAGAAATACGTGGAATTCATGGTCGACAAGCTGTATGCGCTGGAGGAAGACAAAGGGCTGTTCGTACAGGCCTAG
- a CDS encoding Nramp family divalent metal transporter — translation MQETHSSDPSSASHSHGKSLEEVHSTVETRHPNLWKRIFAFAGPAYLVSVGYMDPGNWATDLEGGSRFGYALIWVILMSNMMAVLLQTLSARLGIVTGKDLAQACRAEYSKAASFALWIFCEIAIAACDLAELLGTILGLNLLFGLPLLWGAAVTLLDTFLLLAIQRLGIRKMEAFILSLISVIAGGFIVNLFLAKPDWGPAAAGLIPSLPEGSLYIILGIIGATVMPHNLYLHSSLVQTRRVSRIVDSRAQACRYNLIDSTIALNAAFFVNTAILVLAAAVFHRHGIVVTEIQQAHQMLDQLLGSHAAPIAFGLALLAAGQSSTLTGTLAGQIVMEGFVKIRLRPYLRRLITRAIALLPAVVVISISGDEGTYKLLILSQVILSLQLPFAIVPLVHFTSDKLKMGSFASKWWVKVLAWITSIIIILLNGKLVYDQIMEWLTGGAPMLFSILAVMIAAAISLFLVYIILLPLVRGEKTWTEEKASGASAVIEDIATHPVKHIAAALGRDANDAAIVGRALSLAKTEKALLTLIHVADTALAHVYSDDGYDAHTRDDEQYLLEIMEEVRSSGVMVEIELAYGDPAKELVRFAISHHVDMLVMGSHGHRLLGDLLWGQTVDPVRHRVKIPVLVI, via the coding sequence ATGCAGGAAACGCACAGCAGCGATCCTTCTTCGGCATCACATTCCCACGGTAAATCCCTTGAAGAGGTGCATAGCACGGTTGAAACCCGGCATCCAAATTTATGGAAGCGTATATTTGCCTTTGCCGGGCCGGCCTATCTGGTCAGCGTCGGTTACATGGACCCGGGCAACTGGGCGACCGATCTGGAAGGCGGCTCACGCTTCGGTTACGCGCTGATTTGGGTTATCCTGATGTCGAACATGATGGCGGTGCTCCTGCAGACCTTGTCGGCCCGCCTGGGAATCGTCACCGGCAAAGACCTGGCTCAAGCCTGCCGTGCGGAATATTCGAAGGCCGCTTCATTCGCGCTCTGGATTTTTTGCGAGATCGCCATTGCCGCCTGTGATCTGGCCGAGCTGCTGGGCACCATCCTCGGGTTGAATCTTCTCTTTGGCCTTCCCCTGCTCTGGGGGGCCGCGGTAACCCTGCTCGACACCTTTCTGCTGCTCGCGATCCAGCGTTTGGGGATTCGTAAGATGGAAGCGTTTATTCTTTCACTGATCAGCGTCATAGCGGGCGGTTTTATCGTCAATCTTTTTCTGGCCAAACCGGACTGGGGCCCGGCTGCTGCCGGTTTGATACCTTCCTTGCCCGAGGGATCGCTTTACATCATTCTCGGTATCATCGGTGCAACGGTGATGCCCCACAATCTTTATCTTCATTCGTCTCTGGTGCAGACGAGGCGTGTATCACGCATCGTTGATTCGAGAGCCCAGGCCTGCCGCTATAATTTGATTGATTCCACCATCGCTTTGAATGCGGCCTTTTTCGTCAACACGGCCATTCTTGTCCTGGCGGCGGCCGTTTTTCACCGTCACGGTATAGTTGTCACCGAAATTCAGCAGGCGCACCAAATGCTCGACCAACTTCTGGGGTCCCACGCCGCTCCCATCGCCTTCGGGCTGGCTTTGCTCGCCGCCGGTCAAAGCTCCACGCTGACCGGCACCCTGGCAGGGCAAATCGTCATGGAAGGGTTTGTGAAAATCCGACTCAGGCCTTATTTGCGGCGCTTGATTACACGCGCCATAGCGCTGCTGCCGGCTGTGGTGGTCATCTCGATCTCGGGGGACGAGGGCACCTACAAGCTGCTGATTTTAAGTCAGGTGATTCTCAGCCTGCAACTGCCGTTTGCCATTGTCCCCCTTGTGCATTTCACCAGCGACAAATTGAAAATGGGATCGTTCGCCAGTAAGTGGTGGGTGAAGGTGCTGGCATGGATCACATCCATCATCATCATCCTTTTAAACGGCAAGCTGGTTTATGATCAGATCATGGAGTGGCTCACGGGTGGCGCTCCTATGCTTTTTTCTATATTGGCGGTGATGATTGCGGCTGCCATTTCACTTTTCCTTGTCTACATCATTCTCCTTCCGCTGGTGCGCGGGGAAAAGACTTGGACAGAAGAAAAAGCCAGCGGTGCCTCGGCAGTCATCGAGGACATAGCAACGCATCCCGTGAAACATATTGCCGCCGCATTGGGGCGTGACGCCAACGATGCGGCCATCGTCGGCCGGGCGCTCTCATTGGCCAAAACGGAAAAAGCCCTGCTAACCCTTATCCATGTAGCCGATACCGCCCTGGCACATGTTTACAGCGACGATGGCTATGACGCGCATACCCGTGACGACGAGCAATACTTGTTGGAAATAATGGAAGAAGTGCGGTCGTCCGGCGTGATGGTGGAGATTGAGCTCGCTTATGGCGATCCCGCCAAGGAACTGGTTCGCTTCGCCATATCGCACCACGTGGATATGCTGGTCATGGGCTCGCACGGGCACCGCTTGTTGGGGGATCTTCTGTGGGGGCAAACCGTGGATCCGGTCCGTCACCGGGTAAAGATACCTGTCTTGGTGATATGA
- a CDS encoding transporter, whose protein sequence is MPRPQGLCAILCALIIAVFTAQNAVAAEKESLAKKLANPIASLISLPFQLNYDSNIGQNDDGERYLLNIQPVVPISMNDDWNIISRTILPIVSQDDIYPGAGSQSGLGDVVQSVFFSPKEPTERGLIWGVGPVFLIPTATDDLLGADKWGTGPTAVALKQAGPWTLGTLANHIWSVAGDDDRADVSSTFLQPFISYTSKSAVTLTVNTESTYDWEAEKWSVPLNFTATKVLSLGKQLVNVGGGIRYWAESPDSGPEGFGVRVIFVLLFPK, encoded by the coding sequence ATGCCACGCCCTCAGGGACTATGCGCAATCCTATGTGCGTTGATCATCGCCGTATTCACGGCACAAAACGCAGTTGCGGCAGAAAAGGAGTCGCTTGCCAAGAAATTAGCCAATCCCATCGCTTCACTCATCAGCCTTCCGTTCCAACTCAACTACGATTCCAATATCGGACAAAACGACGACGGGGAGCGTTATTTACTGAATATCCAGCCGGTCGTTCCGATTTCAATGAACGATGACTGGAATATCATTTCCAGGACTATTTTGCCGATAGTCTCGCAGGATGACATCTATCCCGGTGCGGGAAGCCAGTCGGGCCTGGGAGATGTAGTGCAAAGCGTTTTCTTTTCGCCGAAAGAACCAACAGAGAGAGGCTTGATATGGGGTGTCGGGCCCGTGTTTCTTATTCCAACGGCCACGGATGATTTGCTCGGAGCGGACAAATGGGGAACGGGCCCCACCGCTGTAGCGCTCAAGCAGGCTGGACCTTGGACGTTAGGTACGCTTGCAAACCATATCTGGTCGGTGGCAGGTGACGATGATCGCGCGGATGTCAGCAGCACGTTTTTACAACCGTTCATCTCATATACGTCAAAGAGTGCCGTAACCCTGACGGTCAACACGGAGTCCACCTATGACTGGGAAGCTGAAAAGTGGTCAGTACCGCTGAATTTCACGGCCACGAAGGTGTTAAGTTTGGGCAAGCAGCTTGTCAATGTAGGCGGCGGCATCCGCTATTGGGCGGAAAGCCCGGACAGCGGACCGGAAGGATTTGGTGTACGCGTTATATTCGTGCTGCTTTTCCCAAAATAG